The following DNA comes from Triticum aestivum cultivar Chinese Spring chromosome 3D, IWGSC CS RefSeq v2.1, whole genome shotgun sequence.
atcctataggattagcaaTGAGTGTTTGATGCCACATGACAAACAAATAaattgtaaaaagaggttggagtggatgttagatttcctatgaaatgtagcacaaaagattccataggaaaaattcctatgtgatccaatcctatcctatgaatcaaaggaccgACGTAGGAAAATTTCCCAAAGATttcaatcctccaaaaatcctgtggaattcctttgaatcaaaggagccacCAAAGGTCGACCGTGTGTCTAGAATTTGCATAAACTCATCCAAAATAACATGCACACGTAAACATCCATGTACAGTCCAGTATGGAGACATGGATCTACTTGTGTACGGCTATCGAAAGAGAAAACGCAAGTCATGTGAAACAACAAGATGAAGCTAGTAAAGAATTTTCTAACAGTTGATCATGTGCGAAGAATTTGTCAAAATTCATCTAAATTAGCTTCAAACATGAACACGGAATTTAAAATTTACAGTTCACGAAATGAAGAACGGATCTACTGAATGAAAGCACAACATCGACatgcatctttttcatgtagagttTATCTTGAATCAAAGCACTGTGTACATAAAAGATGATGCGAGTAGGACCGACACTTGCCCTTCCTCACATCCCTCAGATATGGACCTGGGTGAAAAGAGACACCCGATTCGAAATACTCAGCCAGGCCCAATGGTACTTTAATGATACTTTAAGCTTGTGTTGTACACGTGAAACATTAAACACATTCATCTAATAAATGGGACAAATGGCCTGGGCTGAGGGAATGCAACATGGCCCTAAGAGCATGAGCATTGTTAATAGTATAGGTAACTGCTGACTATATGATGTTGTCATGTCATCACTTATAGTCACTCATACGATAAGGTTAACTATAGGGTTGGTTATAAAAGTATTATTTTTTCACTTTATCTTTATAGTAttcttcatatttattgcatttgtcTAGGAGTACATACATAGCTAGATttttgcatgagagcccactttcATCATTTTTCACGTCTCTCTTCTCCACAGTGTCAAAAGTGCCATGTAAACGGGCTTTCATTAATATACTTGCAAGTCTTTTTGCAAAACACGAAATCTTGGCCGTGGCCTTGTATATGCTTGAAAATCTTAATAACAATTGATGATTGCCGGCAATCTAGGTGGGAGCCAACACGTAAAGCACCTATCCGCGGGTGGGAACAGGCGGCCAGGGCAAAAAGGAGCACGACAGAGCACGTGTTGACCCTCGCTGCTGCCGCCGTGCCCAGGCCAGTGCTGTTGCCTCGCCAAACCACGGCTCGCACAGCCACAGAACCTGATGCTGCCCAACCCAACGCTCCACCCCAAACCGTTGCATCGAACCAAACGTCACGGGAACTCgcgaagaaaacaaaacaaaacaaaacgaagAGAGATTAGATTGTAGCAGAGGGCAATCCACGCCAGAGGACGAGTAGAAAATGGAGGATAGTGTAAAAGCTAAGGAACAAAGCGGGGGAGAAGAGATAACAATAAtaataaacaaataaataaacaAAGCGAAAGGAAAGcgaaataaaaagaagaaaggaaaggaAAGGTGGCGTAGGGGGAAGAGGAGGCTTTCGTCTTCGCAAGAGGAACTGGTCGCGCGTTCTCCAAGGTTCTCTGGGATGGCGTCGTCGGAGGTGGTGGAGGacgaggcgtcggcggcggcgatgcTCGCCAACGGGGCCGCGGACGTCCGCCGGAGGGTGGGTACTGCTACTCCCCCGCCCCGCCGCAGCCCTATGGCGCCGGCGCCTCTTTTCCCCCGATTACTCGTCTTCTGATTTTTCTGGGGGGGATTATTTGAATTGCAGAGGGACCAGGCCAAGGCGATGCTGTCGAAGCAGGCCGTCAAGATCGCCACCAAGGCAGAGGAGCACGAGCGGTTCATCTTCAAGGTCTTTTCTCCGATCCCCCCTGCTTAATCTCCATCTTCTGGGCTTCTGGCTCTCCCCAAATCTCGGCGTGCCCGTGCTCTGTTCATTTCGCGGTTAAATTCAGCGCGCATTGATTGTGCTATGCAATGTTTCAACATGTGCTGGGCGTTGTCTACTGTTTTTGTGGGCACTTTGGGTAGGAATGGATTACTGTGGTGATGAATCTCTTCATTTATTGCCATGTACTACTGACATGGCTGTGACGCTATTCGAATGTCTGTATGTGGGGAACCTCTTACCTGGTGGTACTGGCTTTTAATGTGCAGGTCACACACCTGATGGGTGTTCTTGGATTTGGGACATTTTGCTACCTCTTGGGTGCCAGTAAGCTATTGCCAAATCCATCTGTTGGGTTGCATGCTACTCCTGAAAGTTGTGGTCGGTACATCTTACAGTGCTCTGATTTCGTTTTGCAGGACCACAGGATGTGCCGTATGTGTACTGCCTGTTCTATGTCATATTTGTTCCTCTCAGGTGGATTTACTACCGCTACAAGAAGTGGCACTACTATCTTCTGGTGAGTCCGTTTCACTGAAATTTGTTTTGGCCATCATTTTAACTGTGCTGGTTTCATTGCTTATGTGTCATAGCTTAGTATCATTGTTAGTATCTCAAGTGTCATGCACAACTGTCACGGCTATAAAGTGTCAACGTCAGTATATCCTGTAATAAGGATGAGTGGATCATAATATGATATGCTATTGTGCCGACTTATTTTGGACTTAAGGCTCGGGAGGAGCCTAGCTTTCAATTAAAAAACAAAATCCCCAAATGGCCAAACTTACAACCAATGTGCGGTGCTGGGCATACCAGCTTAGAATGATGATAGCTCACAAAAGAGAATGGCTACTGCAAGCTAATGGTTGTCACTGGCTTGATTTCATCGACCTCCAGCAATTGGTGAACTTGGATATTATCATGTATCTCGTTACGGAAGGCATATTATCATGTACTCCGTCTATCCGGATATGTAGGGCCTATTTCATGTTTTGAGATTTACTTTAACTGTCCACAAGTTCAAtactatatgtgatgtatgtcacacAAAGTACACCGCTGAATTCATATTTGAAAGGAGTTTCCAGTGGTATAATTTTTTATAACAAACATCACATATAGTAATTGATCTTGTTGACAATCAAAGTAAATCTCGGAGTACGAATTCGGCCCTATATTTCCGGATGGATGGAGTATCTTGTTTACGTATCTGTACTATGTTCTTAATCGAGAAGACAAGTGCTGCTCATAACATACAGTACTGATGTTTTTAATGCACCTTTACTTGATGACTGTTGTGCTTATGCTTTGTCCAAGGCTCAAAGCTGACATTCTAGTTCTTTTTCACTCTGAAGTTTTAGTGTTACCTTTTGTTTGTTCCTAGTTCAAATGACATGAGTTTCATACTTTTTTAGTGGATTGCATTGCACTTCTCAAGCATTTTATTGGGCACAATACTATGGTGCGTTACTAATAAATCATTGGGTTACAACCATTGATGTAATTTGCAGGATTTCTGCTACTATGCCAACACTTTTCTCCTTGTTATGATTCTCTTTTATCCAAAGGATGAAAAGCTTTTCATGGTTTGCTTCTCATTTGCAGAGGTATGAAAAGGATTATTGTGGGTTGCCTGGTTTCTTGTTCGTGCTTATAATATGTGTGCAATCAtttgtttttttattaaatctttgCAGGGTCCCCTTGCTTGGGCATTAATTGTATGGCGTTGCAGCTTGGTGTTCAGCTCATTCGATAAACTTGTTAGTGTTCTGATACACCTCTTGCCTGGTACGTTATCTCACTTAAACAGCCCAATTCAATGCGTAGGATGATGGGGAACTTTACTTTTCTTAGGAAAGCACCATCTTAGTATAGTGAAACTATTAACTATATTTTGTTTGGTGCTTGTTGAAATTGTATGACGGGAATGTGATATATGGAAGCCTTACAATGACTACTCTGTTGTCTTGTTATGCCGAGGGGAGTCTGAGTATAAGCTGTAGTAGATATGAGCAATTTAATTAAAAAGCTGCAAGGGGAGCTTGAGTTTAAGCTAGATAAGGGTTCTCGGCTGGAAGTTCCTTCTGGATTCCGTGACTTTAGGTTATGATGCCACTCTATTATTCATCCAGCAGTTCTTGCCAAATGTGTAACATGACTGAAAGAGAGCTTTTACAGGAATAGTTTTGTTCACTATCCGTTGGTGGAACCCACAAACATTTGCTGCCATGCATCCAGAAGGAAGAGCAGCAAGAGTCACATGGCCATATGTGGAGGACAAATCTTATCTGTGGACATGGCTATTTGTTGTTCCTCTAGCTGCTTACACCTTGTGGCAACTGATGTATTTCCTCATAGTTAATGTGCTGCGTCGGCAAAGGCTGTTAAGGGATCCTGAAGTCATGACATCATACAGGTATGTCTTTTTGTATTTCTTGGTGGGGTATGCTGAATACCTATGAGTGGAACAATATGTATGCTCAGTGGTGCTCGTTGACCGCCGGTGGAGACGCAGTCTATAAAATGGACCAAAACTGAGCCATAAGGACTAAACTTGGTTCAGATAATTTGCCTGTTACCAATTGTAGTTTCAGTTCCTCCCATCTTCTTTACTTCCTCCAAGTGTCTACTTACCCTTACGTATTCTCCCATGTGAGAGAACCCAGTAAT
Coding sequences within:
- the LOC123078468 gene encoding glycerophosphocholine acyltransferase 1; this encodes MASSEVVEDEASAAAMLANGAADVRRRRDQAKAMLSKQAVKIATKAEEHERFIFKVTHLMGVLGFGTFCYLLGARPQDVPYVYCLFYVIFVPLRWIYYRYKKWHYYLLDFCYYANTFLLVMILFYPKDEKLFMVCFSFAEGPLAWALIVWRCSLVFSSFDKLVSVLIHLLPGIVLFTIRWWNPQTFAAMHPEGRAARVTWPYVEDKSYLWTWLFVVPLAAYTLWQLMYFLIVNVLRRQRLLRDPEVMTSYRELSKKAQKANNIWWRLSGLLGDKNRPLMYILLQAVFTVATLAFTVPIFLSYRLHGIFQVLKVCAATWNGGSFILEVMPRQVVQKEKKRLEMKPIEQANLKEHMDDRSGNHQHTSEEQSQ